The Natrinema saccharevitans genome includes the window AGTTCAGCGCGATGCCGCGACAGATCTACACCTGGTCGAGCGAGATCGACCCCGCGTTCCAGCACGGCGTCCTCGCGGCCGGCGTCATGACGCTGCTGGTCGTGCTTCTGCTGATGAACGGTGCTGCCATCATCATCCGTAACAAGTATCAACGCCGAGGCTGACTCATGACACGAGATCAAATGACCGACCCGGACAGCCGTACCGATAACCAAGCGACCGACGGGGGGCAAGAGAGCCTCGCAAGCAACGACCTCGAGGGGTCCGATCCGACGACCGAGCCCCTCGTCGATTCGTCGATCGACGTCGGCGATAGTACGGGTCCGTCCGGGGACGAGGGCGAGAGTCGGACCGTGATCGGATCCCGAGACCTCGACGTCTTCTACGACGACGTTCAGGCGCTCCAGTCGGTCGACATCGAGATTCCGGCCGAACAGGTCACGGCGATCATCGGTCCCTCCGGCTGTGGGAAATCGACGTTCCTCCGCTGCATCAACCGGATGAACGACCTCGTCGACGCCGCGCGCGTCGAGGGCGAGTTGCGCTTCGAGGGGAAGAACGTCTACGACGACGATGTCGATCCGGTCGTGCTCCGACGGAAGATCGGGATGGTGTTCCAGTCCCCGAACCCGTTCCCGAAGAGCATCTACGACAACGTCACCTACGGGCTGGACGTACAGGGCGTCGACGGCGATTACGACGAGATCGTCGAGAACGCCCTCCGCCGGGCCGCGCTCTGGGACGAAGTGAAAGACCAGTTGGACTCGAGCGGGCTGGACCTCTCGGGCGGTCAGCAACAGCGGCTGTGTATCGCGCGGGCGATCGCGCCGGACCCGGACGTGATCCTGATGGACGAGCCGGCCTCGGCGCTGGACCCGGTCGCGACCTCGAAGATCGAGGACCTCATCGAGGACCTCGCCGAGGAGTACACGGTCGTCATCGTCACCCACAACATGCAGCAGGCCGCCCGCATCTCCGACAAGACCGCGGTCTTCCTGACCGGCGGCGAACTCGTCGAGTTCGACGATACCGAGAAGATCTTCGAGAATCCCGAACACGACCGCGTCGAGGACTACATCACCGGTAAGTTCGGGTAGCCGGCGTCACCGGTCGGCCGCCGGCGTTTCGCGCACGCACGACCCGTTCGCCACGACATCGTCGTTCTCACTCGAGTGAGTAATCCTGCCGAAACACACCGTCGGACGAGGGAATGTGTACTCCGCACTGAGAACGCTACTTATTGTCTCACACGACGTGTGTCCCGAGCGGAATGGTCGCAACCGGGGTCCACATCCGTGCAGTTTGGCGCTGGTCGCGCTATAGTAGCTCTTGAAACGATTCACACACCGATCACAACGCTGTCCTGCGATCGGGTGTGCATTGACTTTCAAGAGCTACTATAGTCGTCCGGTCCCGGCGCGCGGCCCCCTACCTCGTGGCCGCGCTCGCCGCTGCCGCCCCCGACGCGGACACGTTCCTCTTTCGGCCGCTGGTCGAACTCGGCTCCGTCGACGGCGCGCTGTGGAGTCATCGGGCGCTGACCCACTCGCTGCTCGGCGGTCTCGTCCTGATCGGACTCTGCTCGGCCGTCGGTCCCTGGCGGGCCGCCGTCCTCGGCGTCGGCTCGCACATCGCGCTCGATCTCGTCAGCGGCGGCGTCTACCTGCTCACCCCCGTCGACGACACGGTGTACGGCACGTCGGTCGACTGGCTACTCCTGAACGCCACCGTTTCGGCCGTCGCAGTCACCGTCGTCCTCGGCGGCTTGCTCGCGATGAAATACGCCGTCCGACGCCCGGAACTGCTTCGCTCCCCGGCGACACCGCTCGAGCGGCTCCGGTAACACGTCCACGATTGCCGACCCGATAGCAACGGTCGCAGTGCCCGTTCGTGGCCGGCAACCACTGACCCGTGGCGGCACCTCGCACACAGTATTTATGAAGCACGGACGGGCTTTGACTACTATGGCCAGGCAATCCTACCAGGAGAAGCTCACGGAACTCCGTGAGGACGTCCTCTACATGAGCGAAGTCGTCATGGAGCGACTTCGCATGGGACTGGACGCGTTAGAACAGAAAGACGAGGACCTCGCTCGGGAAGTAATCGAAGGTGACGGCGAGATCAATCGGATGTACCTCGACCTAGAGCAGGACTGTATCGACTTGCTCGCACTTCAGCAGCCGGTTGCGAGCGACCTCCGCTTTATCGCCGCCTCGTTCAAGATCATCACCGACTTGGAACGGATCGCCGATCTGGCGACGAACCTCGGCGAGTACACCATGGACGCCGAACAGGACCTGTTCCCCGACGTCGACGTTCAGGAGATGGGCGAACTGACCCTCGACATGCTCGAGGACGCGATGATGGCCTACGACACCGAAGACACCGACCGCTGTCGGGAACTCGCCGGCCGCGACGACGAACTCGACGAGTTCGCCGAACGGGCGAGCAAGATCGTCGTCCGCGACCTCATCGAGCGCGAACTCGACTCGACCGACGAAGTCGAGCGCATCCTCCAGGACGTCTCCCGACTCCTGCTGACGATCCGCGACCTCGAGCGGGTCGGCGACCACACGGTCAACATCGCTGCGCGGACGCTGTACATGGTCGAGAACGACGACGAACTCATCTACTGAACGCCCCGATCGAGAACCGAGTTACTCGGACTCGTTGTCCTCGGTCTCGTTGTCCATCGACTCGTTGCCGTCCGTTTCGTTGTCCTCGGTCTCGTTGTCCATCGACTCGTTGCCGTCCGTTTCGTTGTCCTCGGTCTCGTTGTCCATCGACTCGTTGCCGTCCGTTTCGTTGTCCTCGGTCTCGTCGTCGGCCCCGCCGTTACCGCCACCGCCGCCGCTTTCGACCTGAATGTCGGCGACCATCGTCGTCGGGTGGACCTCGCAGATGTACGTGACCATCTCGCTGCTGGCCTCGAACTCCAGCCACTGACCGTCACCGGGTTCGGTGACCCGCTCGGTCACGAGGTCGTCGACGACCTCGTCGTTCTCGTCGTAGATCGCGATGTTGTGTTCGGCGCCGTCGCCGGTCGTCCAGCCGATCTCGTAGGTTTCTCCCTCCTGAAGGACGAGCGTCGGGTTCTCCTCGTCCGCGATCGCGTCGGGGGCGATGCCGACCCAGCCGGG containing:
- a CDS encoding cupredoxin domain-containing protein; its protein translation is MLQLTGVAASTAVVAGCGGGGNGNGGNGNGGNGGGGGETIDPGAQIEFDGQTPGWVGIAPDAIADEENPTLVLQEGETYEIGWTTGDGAEHNIAIYDENDEVVDDLVTERVTEPGDGQWLEFEASSEMVTYICEVHPTTMVADIQVESGGGGGNGGADDETEDNETDGNESMDNETEDNETDGNESMDNETEDNETDGNESMDNETEDNESE
- the phoU gene encoding phosphate signaling complex protein PhoU, with amino-acid sequence MARQSYQEKLTELREDVLYMSEVVMERLRMGLDALEQKDEDLAREVIEGDGEINRMYLDLEQDCIDLLALQQPVASDLRFIAASFKIITDLERIADLATNLGEYTMDAEQDLFPDVDVQEMGELTLDMLEDAMMAYDTEDTDRCRELAGRDDELDEFAERASKIVVRDLIERELDSTDEVERILQDVSRLLLTIRDLERVGDHTVNIAARTLYMVENDDELIY
- a CDS encoding metal-dependent hydrolase, yielding MVVRSRRAAPYLVAALAAAAPDADTFLFRPLVELGSVDGALWSHRALTHSLLGGLVLIGLCSAVGPWRAAVLGVGSHIALDLVSGGVYLLTPVDDTVYGTSVDWLLLNATVSAVAVTVVLGGLLAMKYAVRRPELLRSPATPLERLR
- the pstB gene encoding phosphate ABC transporter ATP-binding protein PstB — encoded protein: MTRDQMTDPDSRTDNQATDGGQESLASNDLEGSDPTTEPLVDSSIDVGDSTGPSGDEGESRTVIGSRDLDVFYDDVQALQSVDIEIPAEQVTAIIGPSGCGKSTFLRCINRMNDLVDAARVEGELRFEGKNVYDDDVDPVVLRRKIGMVFQSPNPFPKSIYDNVTYGLDVQGVDGDYDEIVENALRRAALWDEVKDQLDSSGLDLSGGQQQRLCIARAIAPDPDVILMDEPASALDPVATSKIEDLIEDLAEEYTVVIVTHNMQQAARISDKTAVFLTGGELVEFDDTEKIFENPEHDRVEDYITGKFG